In one window of Pseudobdellovibrionaceae bacterium DNA:
- a CDS encoding TIGR02147 family protein yields MTPNVRTYQDYRQFLKDFAEYKRRQNSHWSYGTWAHSLGLKATTSISMIINGQRHPGEQILHSLVEYFGFSPNEESHFRNLVALAKSNETHLKNILKKEVHTSSLKQPRPPISRHLFSQIFEWHFMALRQLARMGRLTTNSQITKRQLLHRLSEKTIQMATEKLIHLRLLELDSEQKLVAPASPLSTQQDIPDENIRAFHQQMISLAAQSVQRVSVKEREIVGLTIPISRAKLRQAKELIRKFASEFDALMDDTQGDAVYQLNVQFFPLAEGVINDHDKEPSNEKNH; encoded by the coding sequence ATGACCCCTAACGTTCGCACCTATCAGGACTACCGACAGTTTTTGAAGGATTTTGCTGAATATAAGCGCCGGCAGAATTCCCATTGGAGCTATGGGACCTGGGCCCACTCCTTGGGACTTAAGGCCACCACATCTATATCCATGATCATCAATGGACAGCGGCATCCTGGCGAACAGATCCTTCACTCTCTGGTTGAATACTTTGGTTTTAGTCCCAATGAGGAGTCTCACTTTCGAAACTTGGTGGCGCTGGCGAAATCCAATGAAACCCATCTAAAAAATATTCTTAAAAAAGAAGTGCATACATCAAGCCTTAAACAACCTCGTCCACCCATTTCTCGTCATTTGTTTTCACAAATTTTTGAATGGCATTTTATGGCTTTACGGCAATTGGCCCGTATGGGACGCCTCACTACCAACAGTCAAATCACAAAACGCCAACTTCTCCATCGACTTTCAGAAAAAACCATTCAAATGGCCACAGAAAAACTCATCCACCTCAGATTACTTGAACTCGACAGTGAACAAAAACTGGTGGCACCGGCCTCACCCCTGTCTACACAGCAAGACATACCAGATGAGAACATTCGAGCATTTCATCAACAGATGATTTCCCTGGCCGCGCAGTCTGTCCAACGTGTTTCCGTAAAAGAAAGAGAGATCGTTGGACTCACCATTCCGATCTCTCGCGCTAAATTGAGACAAGCTAAAGAACTCATTCGAAAATTTGCCTCCGAATTTGACGCGCTAATGGACGACACCCAGGGCGATGCCGTTTATCAATTAAATGTGCAGTTTTTTCCGTTAGCCGAAGGCGTCATCAATGATCACGACAAGGAACCATCTAATGAAAAGAATCACTAG